The genomic DNA aTGCTGACAAAGATGGGTCGTATTTGTACCGAGCGGTTTTTgggaggtacagatcctaccgctgcggacNgttaggttctcaacacatgaggtttgtgtagggaccttgttggtgggagcttctcatagcttcattaccctgCAGTGTGCGGAGAGTGCATNCAGGAtattacaggaggtttgtgcaggggtttgcgggtagagcacgtcctatgactaagttgacagggaaggatgttccttttgtttggtcacaggagtgtgagaaAGGCTTTGCAaacctgaaggagatgttgactactgctccggtgttggctttgcatGAGCAAgaagaaccctatgtggtttatacagatgcatcccgAGTTTNggatttgcttatcagccctgtggagttgtatgatgtgattttggggatggactggttgcatcggcatatggttcacctggattgtcatcggggtagagtggagtttgagcgctcaggagggaagttggtttatcaggggattagaccgacttcggggagtctcgtgatctcggccattcaggctgggaagatgatcgagaagggccgtgaggttTATTTGGTTACGATATCTATGCTGGAGTCAGttgggaagtctacggttagcggtattccggttgtagaggagtttgaggatgtgttagagtcgttgcagggattaccaccttctcggtctgatccttttacgattgaactggaaccagggacgacgccgttatccaaggctccttacaggatggctccagcagagatggcagagctgaataagcagctagaggatttgttgagcaagggattcatccgtcctagtgtatcactgtggggagcgccggtgttattcgttaaaaaaaaagatgggaatttccgcttgtgtatcgattacaggggtttgaaccgggtcactatgaagaacaagtaccctcttccgaggatcgatgagttgttggatcagttgagaggtgctacttggttctccaagatagatctggcgtcgggttatcatcagatcccgatagatgaggcagatgtgaggaacaCTGCTTTCAAGaagaggtatgggcattatgagtttgtggtgatgccttttgggttgactaacgcaccggctgcgtttatgagattgatgaacagcgtggttcaggagtttctggacgtgtctgtcatcattttcattgacaacatcctggtctattctaagagtcctgaggagcattcagtgcatttgagggcagttctggagaagctgcgggagcagaagttgtttgctaagttgagcaaacgtagtttctggcagcgtgagatgggttttctgggtcatattgtgtcagcagatggggtttctgtagatccagagaagattcaggctatcagggattggccaagactgcagaatgccacggagatcaggagttttctcgggttggcaggatattacaggaggtttgtgcaggggtttgcgggtagagcacgtcctatgactaagttgacagggaaggatgttccttttgtttggtcacaggagtgtgagaaAGGCTTTGCAaacctgaaggagatgttgactactgctccggtgttggctttgcatGAGCAAgaagaaccctatgtggtttatacagatgcatcccgAGTttgtttgggatgtgtgttgatgcagcaagggaaggtgattgcctatgcttcgcggcagttgcggaagcattaggacaactatcctactcatgacttggagatgggtgttgtagtttttgccctgaagatttggagatcttatctttatggtgcaaaggtacaagtgtttacagatcataagagtctgaagtatatattcactcagcccgagctgaacttgaggcagaggcggtggatggagctggtggcggattatgatctggagatagcctaccatccttgtaaggctaacttggttgcagatgctttgagtcggaagcgggcagcttcggctcaggagcaggatatggattctctggtaggagagatcagtgcgctgagcttgtgtgcggtttctcaggaaccgttgggctTGGTttcagctgatagagcagatttgttgagNcagcagatggggtttctgtagatccagagaagattcaggctatcagggattggccaagactgcagaatgccacggagatcaggagttttctcgggttggcaggatattacaggaggtttgtgcaggggtttgcggNCCTAagagaggctcatgctagcatgttctctattcatccaggagcgactaagatgtaccgagatctcaagaggtactatcactgggtcgggatgaagatgGATGTGGCTAGTTCGGttgcgaggtgtgatgtgtgtcagctagtgaaggctgagcatcaggtaccaggtggtttgctgagagtcttcccattccagagtggaagtgggatatgattactatggactttgtggtgggtttgccagtgtccaggacgtttgatgcgatttgggtcattgtggaccggttgactaagtcagcacattttctggtcattaagaagactgatggagcagcgatcttggctaagaagtatgtgaaggagatagtcaggttgcatggggtgccagcgagtatagtgtctgatagagattccaagttcacttcggtgttctggagggcattccaggcagagatgggcactaagttgcatatgagtacagcttatcatccccagacagatggacagtcagagaggacgatctagacgttggaggattttctgaggatgtgtgtgctggattggggtggccattgggcagatcatatgagcttggtagagtttgcttataacaacaattatcaggcgagtattggcatggctccttatgaggctttgtatgggaggccgtgtgtacaccgttatgctggactcaggtgtgggagaggagcatgtacggggcagattttgttcaggagacttcGGAGAAGAtccgggttctcaagctgaacatgaaggaagctcaggctcggcagaggagttatgccgataggaggaggagagatcttgagtttcaggttggagatagagtgtacctcaagatgaccATGTTgtggggtccgaacaggtcattgactgagactaagttgagtccgaggtatatgggtctgtTCAGATTggttgagcgagttggacccgtggcatatagactggagttatctgaggttatgcgtgctttccataagattttccatgtgtctatgttgcggaagtgtctccgcgaggatgatcagttgttggctaagattcctgaggatcttcagcctaacatgactttggaggcgagaccagtggggttctcgggaggaggatcaaggaacttcggaagaagaataTTCCTTTGATgggagtcctttgggactgtgaaggtgttgaggagcagacttaggagcctgaggcgaggatgaaggcaaggtttaagaagttgtatgagaagcaagccgcaacttgagcttgcctagcctcGTTCCatctgtagtccgtggctggagcgggaatggagtattccagcccatctctcttgtttactttgtcgcttgggatggttggttgtgcgactaagtaacaagaagaggtggtgtttggggtacaaagtttccgtgaggcagtGTGTTTGAGAAAAGTTTCATGTTTTAGATGTTTCTATAAGTGggaagtttccagaagtggaaagtgctaaaaatggaaagttttatgtgagttaggatttgtccattttagtggagGAGAGCCTTGGtgagggcttgtgtggcctttgtagcGGACTTTCGATTCGTTGcgccgtgtgtggcggtcttttgagtttttgtgtggcctttatggcgAGCTGTTTAaccgttgtgt from Camelina sativa cultivar DH55 chromosome 7, Cs, whole genome shotgun sequence includes the following:
- the LOC109125451 gene encoding uncharacterized protein LOC109125451, with protein sequence MGGYAEAGWFDLLRVWRQGSQVAGDVRALGAGVPTGGVPGVDLAALLAQLIERLPLVAPAQARECEKGFANLKEMLTTAPVLALHEQEEPYVCIDYRGLNRVTMKNKYPLPRIDELLDQLRGATWFSKIDLASGYHQIPIDEADVRNTAFKKRYGHYEFVVMPFGLTNAPAAFMRLMNSVVQEFLDVSVIIFIDNILVYSKSPEEHSVHLRAVLEKLREQKLFAKL